The genomic window ggctgtgaacggctcttttgaacggctcttttgaacggctcttttgaacggctcttgaacggctcttttgaacggctcttttgaacggctctttgaacggctcttttgaacggctctttgaacggctcttttgaacggctctttgaACAGCTCTTGAacggctcttttgaacggctcttttgaacggctcttgaacggctcttttgaacgactcttttgaacggctcttttgaacggttcttgaacggctcttttgaacggctcttttgaacggctctttgaACGGCTCTTGAacggctcttttgaacggctctttttAACGGCTCTTGAacggctcttttgaacggctcttttgaacggctcttttgaacggctctttgaacggctcttttgaacggctctttgaACGGCTCTTGAACGGCTCtttgaacggctcttttgaacggctctttgaacggctcttttgaacggctcttttgaacggctctttgaACGGCTCTTTGAACGGCTACTTGAacggctcttttgaacggctcttttgaacggctcttttgaacggctctttgaacggctcttttgaacggctcttttgaacggctccttgaacggctcttttgaacggctctttgaAAGGAACGGAGCCATAAGATCCGGATTCCTTCAAAGAGCCGTAATTCCCATCACTCGCGTCACTGTGTAATGATTTATTGTTTTACAGATACATGGTCCAATTTGACTACATGTAGAAATGTTATAGACGCTTTGTGTGTACCTGTGACTCACTAGTGGTGCTCACTCATGCTTTAACGACCTCAGGAGGATGAAGTTACAACAAGGCGTGTTCAGACCGTGTTCATATTACAGGAAGAAGTGAGGAATTAGAGATTAACTCGGCCAGGGCATTGTCAATCATTGTCCTGGTTTAATCATAAACTGTTAATACAAAGGTGAAACCAggacagaggaagaggaaggcatctttaaaatgtaagttgatgtgaagaaaagaaaCGTCATGTTTGTGAATGTTAGAAATGGACGCttaaaaaacaatataaaaCTTGTGAGTGATGAGTTTCTTCTGCTTTGTGTCTTCATGCCACTGTTAAACTGCACTGATGTAAACATGCACTACATCCAGCGTCCAATCAGTGACTGGTACGCAGTGAGGGGCATGTCGGCCGGCAGCGTCCAATCACGTGCTGTCCTTTAGGCTAGATGTTATAGTCTTTATTCAATGACTGGTTTATTATATCTCAGTGTCACTGCAGcgcgctaacacacacacacacacacacacacacacacacacacacacacacacacacctggagtatcaggtaaatactATTGCAACACTTTGATTTGGTGAAACGGTGACCTTTGAATCACATGTATTATCATCATTCTGAAAGTAATACATGTCAAACAAATGTGTTTCAAATGGTAGTTTTTCTGGAGAGGAACACTGGCCGACGGTCTGTCTCTTTGTCTCTACAGACGGTCTGTCTCTTTGTCTCTACAGACGGTCTGTCTCTTTGTCTCTACAGGCGGTCTGTCTCTTTGTCTCTACAGACGGTCTGTCTCTTTGTCTCTACAGACGGTCTGTCTCTTTGTCTCTACAGACGGTCTGTCTCTTTGTCTCTACAGATGGCTGTTTTCATACGAGCACCACTTGTTGCTGTtctcgtgtgtgtgttcgtgacCTGCGCTTTTATATCTTACTATACTTTTCCTGTTGGTTTCTCGACCCATATTGTTCCTACCAGAGACCGTCCTTCAAAAACAAAGAGGTAaagttactgtgtgtgtgtgtgtgtgtgtgtgtgtgtgtgtgtgtgtgtgtgtgtgtgtgtgtgtgtgtgtgtgtgtgtgtgtgtgtgtgtgtgtgtgtgtgtgtgtgtgtgtgtgtgtgtgtgtgtgtgtgtgtgtgtgtgtgtgtgtgtgtgtgtgtgtgtgtgtgtgtgtgtgtgtgtgtgtgtgtgtgtgtgtgtgtgtgtgtgtgtgtgtgtgtgtgtgtgtgtgtgtgtgtgtgtatggtacATAGATATTTTATTAGCCATGACAAATCCGAaagtatttaataataataataatagttatacaaataatataaataatggAAACGATAGTAATATACTGTACAATAATTTAAAGAAtaagatacaaataaaatagattcttttttttttttttttaattaattgatatatgtatattatatatttatatttatattaattTGAGTATATTGAACTCTAAGTGGGACCATGATCTACTCAATGGACATCATGCTAATGAACAACAATGAAAGCCAGAGATCAAGACCATGAACTCATCAGGAAAATGTTAGCGCTGCATTCCCTTCAATAGTGTTGTTGTTTGTCGGACAGTTTATAGATTTGTTATCTTCACGGTCATCtgtattttgtttatttctactcttttaTTTGtacttatgtgcaatgcctttttttgtttgtttgggattaataaagtacatctGATCTTATCTAATAAATCCCAATGAAACAAGGGGTATtttttcatagacttctatacaatcggACTTGTTCTGTGGGGTCTCCACCTGAAGAACAGTTTGAAGCGCTTCTGAACCGGCTTCACCTCTCAGAAAGGGAGGTTACCGTGTGGTTGGTCTTTGGGGTTCTTAGAAAGGGAGGTTACCGTGTGGTTGGTCATTGGGGTTCTTAGAAAGGGAGGTTACCGTGTGGTTGGTCATTGGGGTTCTTAGAAAGGGAGGTTACCGTGTGGTTGGTCATTGGGGTTCTTAGAAAGGGAGGTTACCGTGTGGTTGGTCTTTGGGGTTCTTAGAAAGGGAGGTTACCGTGTGGTTGGTCATTGGGGTTCTTAGAAAGGGAGGTTACCGTGTGGTTGGTCTTTGGGGTTCTTAGAAAGGGAGGTTACCGTGTGGTTGGTCATTGGGGTTCTTAGACAGGGAGGTTACCGTGTGGTTGGTCATTGGGGTTCTTAGAAAGGGAGGTTACCGTGTGGTTGGTCTTTGGGGTTCTTAGAAAGGGAGGTTACCGTGTGGTTGGTCATTGGGGTTCTTAGACAGGGAGGTTACCGTGTGGTTGGTCATTGGGGTTCTTAGAAAGGGAGGTTACCGTGTGGTTGGTCATTGGGGTTCTTAGAAAGGGAGGTTACCGTGTGGTTGGTCATTGGGGTTCTTAGACAGGGAGGTTACCGTGTGGTTGGTCATTGGGGTTCTTAGAAAGGGAGGTTACCGTGTGGTTGGTCTTTGGGGTTCTTAGAAAGGGAGGTTACCGTGTGGTTGGTCTTTGGGGTTCTCAGACAGGGAGGTTACCGTGTGGTTGGTCATTGGGGTTCTTAGAAAGGGAGGTTACCGTGTGGTTGGTCTTTGGGGTTCTCAGACAGGGAGGTTACCGTGTGGTTGGTCATTGGGGTTCTTAGAAAGGGAGGTTACCGTGTGGTTGGTCTTTGGGGTTCTTAGAAAGGGAGGTTACCGTGTGGTTGGTCATTGGGGTTCTTAGACAGGGAGGTTACCGTGTGGTTGGTCATTGGGGTTCTTAGAAAGGGAGGTTACCGTGTGGTTGGTCATTGGGGTTCTTAGACAGGGAGGTTACCGTGTGGTTGGTCATTGGGGTTCTTAGAAAGGGAGGTTACCGTGTGGTTGGTCATTGGGGTTCTTAGAAAGGGAGGTTACCGTGTGGTTGGTCTTTGGGGTTCTTAGAAAGGGAGGTTACCGTGTGGTTGGTCATTGGGGTTCTTAGACAGGGAGGTTACCGTGTGGTTGGTCTTTGGGGTTCTTAGAAAGGGAGGTTACCGTGTGGTTGGTCATTGGGGTTCTTAGACAGGGAGGTTACCGTGTGGTTGGTCATTGGGGTTCTTAGAAAGGGAGGTTACCGTGTGGTTGGTCATTGGGGTTCTTAGACAGGGAGGTTACCGTGTGGTTGGTCATTGGGGTTCTTAGAAAGGGAGGTTACCGTGTGGTTGGTCATTGGGGTTCTTAGAAAGGGAGGTTACCGTGTGGTTGGTCATTGGGGTTCTTAGAAAGGGAGGTTACCGTGTGGTTGGTCTTTGGGGTTCTTAGAAAGGGAGGTTACCGTGTGGTTGGTCATTGGGGTTCTTAGAAAGGGAGGTTACCGTGTGGTTGGTCATTGGGGTTCTTAGAAAGGGAGGTTACCGTGTGGTTGGTCATTGGGGTTCTTAGAAAGGGAGGTTACCGTGTGGTTGGTCATTGGGGTTCTTAGAAAGGGAGGTTACCGTGTGGTTGGTCTTTGGGGTTCTTAGAAAGGGAGGTTACCGTGTGGTTGGTCATTGGGGTTCTTAGAAAGGGAGGTTACCGTGTGGTTGGTCATTGGGGTTCTTAGAAAGGGAGGTTACCGTGTGGTTGGTCTTTGGGGTTCTTAGAAAGGGAGGTTACCGTGTGGTTGGTCTTTGGGGTTCTTAGAAAGGGAGGTTACCGTGTGGTTGGTCATTGGGGTTCTTAGAAAGGGAGGTTACCGTGTGGTTGGTCTTTGGGGTTCTTAGAAAGGGAGGTTACCGTGTGGTTGGTCTTTGGGGTTCTTAGAAAGGGAGGTTACCGTGTGGTTGGTCATTGGGGTTCTTAGAAAGGGAGGTTACCGTGTGGTTGGTCTTTGGGGTTCTTAGAAAGGGAGGTTACCGTGTGGTTGGTCTTTGGGGTTCTTAGAAAGGGAGGTTACCGTGTGGTTGGTCTTTGGGGTTCTTAGAAAGGGAGGTTACCGTGTGGTTGGTCATTGGGGTTCTTAGAAAGGGAGGTTACCGTGTGGTTGGTCTTTGGGGTTCTTAGAAAGGGAGGTTACCGTGTGGTTGGTCATTGGGGTTCTTTACTGATAATATGACAAAGAAGTCAAATTCATTTTCACTTCAGGACTTCCAATCCAACCCCCACTTTCACAGGTTGCCACCCCCTCTTCCACCGAGTCATCTTCCGTCACCTGGCCCATGCACCTGTGCCAACGGTTCAACGCTGCTCAAAGACGTGCTGCCTAAGAATCAGGCGGAGGAGCTGATGAAACGCAGAGAGAAGGAGTTCCAACAACACGAAGCCAGGTTGGCGATATGGATAGTTTATGTGAATAACACAATGTGATTTCTGTGAACCTGAAAAGGAGATTCAGTGTTTTTGTTTCGTTGCGACTGCATACATCTTAAcgtaacttcctgttttatatagacatgcttttatttagaagtagggatgcacgatattggttttttgaaaccgataccgataacttcctgcttctcaagaccgataccgatacctgataataatataatatatattaaatatacctgtagtttttgcacagctGGTGGTAAAAAGAGACTAGCAGTGAGCAaaggacatgagcattactactgtGAACAAAACTAGCCTGGGGTCGTCTCTGGCAAACTTCGTGCCTTTCTCAAAAGCCTCGTGGATAGGTCAAagcccggtgcctttgcagctggctttggactcgccgctagtttagcagtgcaggcgtcttcgtacgctgttaacacaccatcgtagccatggcgatgtttcaggtgactgatcaggttggaagtattatagctcgttgccttttccctcctcgtggaacttctgctctgttaatacaaatagcaagcgaactatctacctctgaaactttgaaacagtcccatactaccgacgacatgtttgttcgctgtcctggcttcacggccgcacgccgtttacgtcacagccaggcacgagttagggagcgctggctttgtgaagaactcccctaacaccacagtactggcaacacgggaggagccgaggggaaaacaagcgcccctcatcccaacccacccacaccgcaggatctctttttttttacccaaaagatatattgtatattatcagggctattaatacttttatcgggatgacgtcataattcctaatatcgggccgataatgaTCCTCTCTCTCCAACAGGACTGAGTCGGTGTTATCCACACGGCTGTATGCTCCGTCTAACTCTCCCCTGCAGTACCCTATCCAGGGGTTCAAAGTCCGACCTATGACCCCCACCATCATCCCAGGTATGCTGCACCGTGCAGGTCGTCCTTCCTTCACTCTGCTTTGTGACACGACAGAAGGCTGTGTTTAAGATACAGTGAACACGTGTTAATGAATGACTCACGCACGAGTTAGACAGGAAGCTGGAGGAGGATGTTGATATATTTTCATTTCACAGATACAGAGTCAACAGAACCAGAGGTTTAATTAATAACCAGTGTGTACTGAAGAGTATCAAAGCACACTTCCTTTTGATTTCAGGTCTAGCACTGCATGCAGCACAAAGAAGCAACTACACGGTTGGTGTGATCCCATATCTGACCTCCTTCAGAGCAACCTGGGTCCCCTTCTTAACTTTCGGCCTTCACTTTGTGATTTCCTCCGATTCCAATAGCATTGAGATGTCTTGGGTTTTCCTGGTGTGGGCTCTCTGAGCATCCCAGCCTCCCCGTGCAGGATGCTCACTTGCTGGGTAATTATGTCGGGGTATGAGCATTCGTTACATGATGCCCTGCTGCATGCGGACAATAGTTAAAGCATGGCttggttttgttttgtttgaatCCATTGGTGACATGTTCAGGATCAACAAGAGCAGTTTTAACCATAACATGCCGATACACTGCATGCACTCTCTGTGGGCTGGTTGTGGCTTGATGTGGGAGATTTAGGGGACGATGGATCATTTGGATCGGACAGATTGCT from Pseudochaenichthys georgianus unplaced genomic scaffold, fPseGeo1.2 scaffold_1995_arrow_ctg1, whole genome shotgun sequence includes these protein-coding regions:
- the LOC117441790 gene encoding beta-1,4 N-acetylgalactosaminyltransferase 2-like, whose product is MAVFIRAPLVAVLVCVFVTCAFISYYTFPVGFSTHIVPTRDRPSKTKRLPPPLPPSHLPSPGPCTCANGSTLLKDVLPKNQAEELMKRREKEFQQHEARTESVLSTRLYAPSNSPLQYPIQGFKVRPMTPTIIPGLALHAAQRSNYTVSLKVSKGVLSTVTPAEGAKVRGNGESRLTVESSSLEALNELLADVSYTSTFYHIHTGDLASFQFEDHEAVFPITIKQPQPPVLYDMGTGGTSLSVGTKHSFLHGRKAASLLCGIYIQAS